GGCCCTCCTTCCTCCGGAACATTGCGCCGCACCACTCTCAGCCATGGCCCTGGCGATACTTCTCTTCGTATTCCTCATCACGCTGCTTCGCAAGTCCCATCACGCAACACGCATGAGAAACGCGTGACGTTGCACATACATATTGTTTCGGGTTTGTTGCCTCGAAGCTCCTTTTCCCAACAAAACGATGGAGACGCCAACTTCCGAATCGTTTTCGTGAAACATCCTCTGGATCCACTCCCCCCGGATTCACTCCGGGATTTCAATTCCCTCTGCGCTTGCAGTGGTCTTCCAGTCGCCACACGTCACATTTCATGAACACATACTGGATGTGTCCTGTCTTTCGATGAAAACCTGTTGCACGCGCGCCTGATCGTGTCCCGACCAAGGCGTTCAACGCAAAGCATGGGGATGTCGTGGGAACAAACAATCGAGCATGGGAAGTTTCAAGGGGGATCGGCCGGAGGCGACGGCAAGGCGCGCTCCTGAGAAGACTTCGCCCGCCGGGGGGGTCCGGGGGAAATCATTCCCCCCGGGCGGGGTACGGGGCGGCAGCCCCGATTGTCTTACGTCGGCTGGCGGGGCGGCAGCCCCGTTTGTCTTACGTCGGCTGCCGGGGCGGCGGACTATCTGCTCAAACCGTGCCCCCTGGACGAACTGGCGGGGTGCGTGCGGGCGGTGTACGACCGCAAAAAAGCCGAGGAGACGCGGTAAAGGAATACGGGTGCGCCGTGCGGCGCGGCACGAATCCCACGCGATCTTCCCAACCAAGGCGAAACAACGGCGAAGGCCCCGGAAACGTCTCCCGGGGCCTGGCCTGCCATCACGGACAGCACCGTCTTGATCGGCCTGTACGGCCTTAATCGGCGAGCAAGAGCAAATAAACCGGCGCAAGCGATGATGCGGCGGTTTGTACGATGTTCGGGGCGACCAAAACGGTGTTGTTTTCTCCGTCAACCACATAGAGTTCCCCTTCAGGGCCGAAGGCAAGAGAGGCCGGCATTTCGAACTGCCCATCTGCCCTTCCGGTTGTACCCCAGGATTCCAGAACCTCGCCGGAAGGCGAAAGCTTCACCACGCGGGAGCTTTCCATATTCGCGACATAGATGTTGCCGCTTTGGTCCAGGGCTACTCCGGCAGGATGGTGGATGAGGTTCGTCGAGGTCCAGGTGGCCAGGACGCTGCCGTCTGAGGCCAGTTTCACGATGCGGTCGTTCCCTGTATCCCCCACGTAGATGTTGCCGCTATCGTCCACGGCCACACCTTGCGGATAGAAAAACTGCCCGGAACCGCTGCCGGAGAATCCCCAGACCGCCAAAGACGTCCCGCTCGGCGACATTTTCACGATGCGGCAATTTATGGCCTCCGCCACATAGATGTTGCCCGCGCTGTCCAGGGCAACCCCCACGGGCTCGCTGCATTCCCATGTGGCCAGGACGGTACCGCTTTGCGACAGCTTGACGATTCTGTTGTTTTGGTTATCCGCCACATAGAGGTTGCCCGAGGCGTCATGGGCCACTCCGAATGGGGAATGGAACTGCCCGGCGGCCAGGGTATCCAGGATGGCTCCGGACGAGGACAGCTTGGCGATGCTGTTGTTTAGGGTGTCCGCCACATAGACGGTTCCGTCGGCGAGAGCGGTGATTCCTCTAGGATAATTGAAATGTCCGGTGGCGGGGTCATGGCTGCCCCAGGCGGCCAGGTAGGTTCCGGCCGAGGAGAGCTGTTGCAGCCGAGCATTCACCGAATCCGCCACCCAGACGTTGCCGCTGGCATCGCAGGCGATTCCCTCGGGCTGTTTGAACTGCAGGGGGTCGCTTCCGAAGCTTCCCCAGGAAGCCACATACGCCCCGTCCGAGGCCAATTTCACGACCCTGGCGTTGAAGTAGTCCGTCACGTAGGCATTGCCGACGCCGTCGAAGGCGATCCCCTCCGTGACTATCGCGCTGCTGGCGGCGCCCAAGTCGGTCCACTCCGTGACATACGCCCCGGCCGTCGTCATGGCCAGGATGCGAGCACTCCCGTCCACCACATAGACGTTGCCGTCGCTGCCGATGGCGACGTCTTGGGGGCTTTTGAAGGCTCCCCCCGGAGAGCCGGCGCCGTCATACGCGGCCAAAACGGCGCCGGCCGTGGTCATCTTCACGATGCGGCCGTTCCAGGAGTCCGCCACGAAGATGTTCCCGGCGCCGTCCAGGGCCAGGCCGTACGGGTATTGGAAATATCCCAAAGCGGTGCCTTCGCTGCCCCAGGTGGTGATGAATGTGCCGTCCGACGCCATCTTTACGATGCGGTGGTTCCGGGTGTCGGCCACATAGATGTTACCCGTCGCGTCGACGACGACGCCACCGGGTCTGTTGAACTGCCCTGAGCCGGAACCTTCGCTGCCCCAGGAGGCCAGCACGGCGCCGTCCGAAGACAGCTTTACGATGCGGCTGTTCATGGAGTCCGCCACGAAAAAGTTTCCGCTGCTGTCGATGAAGACGTCCATGCACGTATTAAACACGATGTGCTTGTAGGTCGCCGTGTCGCGCGGAGCGAACCGCGAAAATTCCACGTCGGTGGCAGCCATGGCTCCGGCTGTCCAGCAAAAGAATAAAAACACACCAAGAATGGGCACCGCACGGAAAAATATATTATTCTTCATGGACGAGTTCTCCTCCTTTTTTGCATTCTAGAAAAGATATTCACCTGTCGCAAAAGTACCAGCAATATTCATGAACAAGACATTTTCCATCATTACTTCTGAAAAATGCCGCACATAATATGTATGCTTAAAACAATCACCGTGGAATCTTCGAAATGCGCCGTACGTTTTTATGCGCGTTGCCCCATACACCCCATATCAGGCAGCACACATCTTCCGGTTCGCCGCGAGCGGGTCCGGCACATTTTCAGCTAGCGGAAAAGCAACGGCGGCGCTGTCCGGGAAAACCCCTACATTGCACAATGGAATCAGGGCATACGTCGCAGAATCGGAAGGAGAAGTGTGGGAGGGGCGTTTCCGCCGGGGGGGTCCGGGGGGAATCATTCCCCCCGGGCGGGGTACGGGGCGGCAGCCCCGATTGTCTTACGTCGGCTGGCGGGGCGGCAGCCCCGATTACAGCGACACAAACTCCGTCGAAATCTTCCCGGCGTCGAGCGTCACGATGGCCAGGCTGCCTTCGCGCAGGCTGCCGGGGTTGATGCACCGCGTCCTGCCGTACTGCGAGTCCTCGCGGGCGTGGGTGTGCCCAAAAAAGATGATGTCGTAGTCCGGCCCGAAGGCCTCGTAGATGCGCCGCGACAGCCCGGCCTTGTAGCCCCAGCCGTGGCACACCGCCACGTTCAGGCCGTCCAGTCCCAGGTCCAGCCGGGGCGGCAGGTCCACGGCCAGTTGGTAGTCGTCCATGTTGCCCTGGACGCAGTAAAAACAGGGATGTTGCAGAAAATACGACCAGGCCGA
Above is a genomic segment from Desulfolutivibrio sulfodismutans DSM 3696 containing:
- a CDS encoding NHL repeat-containing protein — translated: MAATDVEFSRFAPRDTATYKHIVFNTCMDVFIDSSGNFFVADSMNSRIVKLSSDGAVLASWGSEGSGSGQFNRPGGVVVDATGNIYVADTRNHRIVKMASDGTFITTWGSEGTALGYFQYPYGLALDGAGNIFVADSWNGRIVKMTTAGAVLAAYDGAGSPGGAFKSPQDVAIGSDGNVYVVDGSARILAMTTAGAYVTEWTDLGAASSAIVTEGIAFDGVGNAYVTDYFNARVVKLASDGAYVASWGSFGSDPLQFKQPEGIACDASGNVWVADSVNARLQQLSSAGTYLAAWGSHDPATGHFNYPRGITALADGTVYVADTLNNSIAKLSSSGAILDTLAAGQFHSPFGVAHDASGNLYVADNQNNRIVKLSQSGTVLATWECSEPVGVALDSAGNIYVAEAINCRIVKMSPSGTSLAVWGFSGSGSGQFFYPQGVAVDDSGNIYVGDTGNDRIVKLASDGSVLATWTSTNLIHHPAGVALDQSGNIYVANMESSRVVKLSPSGEVLESWGTTGRADGQFEMPASLAFGPEGELYVVDGENNTVLVAPNIVQTAASSLAPVYLLLLAD
- a CDS encoding metallophosphoesterase family protein, with translation MRIGVVSDTHLSAPTDWLEKAFARHLAAADAVIHCGDMTGRSAWSYFLQHPCFYCVQGNMDDYQLAVDLPPRLDLGLDGLNVAVCHGWGYKAGLSRRIYEAFGPDYDIIFFGHTHAREDSQYGRTRCINPGSLREGSLAIVTLDAGKISTEFVSL